AGGCCCTGCCCGTGCGACCCGACCGGCGGAAGTCGGGCCGCCACTCGCGAATTGGCCTTGGCCCGCGGCTTCCTGGGAGCCCTAGCGTCGGGGCATGAGGATCCGAATCGTCGACGCCTTCACCGATCGCCCCTTCTCCGGCAACCCGGCCGGGGTCCTGCTCCTGCCCGGCGCGGACGCCTTCCCGGACGACACCTGGCTGCAGAACATCGCCCTGGAGGTCAACCACTCCGAGACGGCCTTCGCCCACCCTCTCCCCGGCGGCGGCGAGGCGGACTGGGCCCTGCGCTGGTTCACACCGGCCGCCGAGGTCGCGATGTGCGGCCATGCCACCCTCGCCACCGCCCACGTCCTGCACACGACCGGCGTCCACACCGGTCCGGTGCGGTTCGCCACCCGCAGCGGCGTCCTCGTCGCCACGCCCGCCGCGGACGGCTCCGTCACGCTGGACTTCCCGACGGCCCCGCTCACCCGGGCCGACCCGCCCCGCGGCCTCGCCGAGGCCCTGGGCGCCGAGCCGCTCACGGTCCTCGACACCGGTCCGAACATCGGCGACCTGCTCGTCGAGGTCGCCGACGAGAAGACGGTGCACGCCCTGCGTCCCGACCTGAGGGCCCTCGCGGCCCACTCCGAGCGCGGCGTCATCGCCACCGCCCGCGCCGAGGACCCCGACCGGGGTTACGACTTCGTCTCGCGCTGCTTCTTCCCGAACGTCGGTGTCAACGAGGACCCGGTGACGGGCAGCGCCCACACCGCCCTCGCCCCCTTCTGGTCCGAGCGCCTGGGCCGCCCCCGTCTCACCGGTCTCCAGGCCTCACCCCGCTCCGGCCGCGTCCGCACGGAGCTGCGCGGCGACCGCACCCTGCTGACCGGCACGGCGGTCACCGTCATCGAGGGCGACCTGCTGATCTGAGACGCACGAAGGGGCGTACGCCACCGTCGTACGCCCCTGCCCGTGTCACCTCACGCCGTCGGCAGCCAGTCCACCTTGCCGGCCAGCAGCGCGTAGCCGACGAACGCCCCGATGTCGAGCAGCGCGTGGGCCACCACGAGCGGGCCGACCCGCCCCCAGCGGCGGTAGAGACAGACGAAGACGACGCCCATGAGCATGTTGCCTACGAAGCCGCCGATGCCCTGGTAGAGGTGGTACGAGCCGCGCAGAACGGAGCTGCCGACCAGAGCCGCCGTCGGGGTCCACCCCAGCTGGCCCATGCGGCGCAGCAGGTAGCCGATGACGATCACTTCCTCCAGCACGGCGTTCTGGATCGCCGAGAGGATCAGCACGGGGTACTTCCACCACACCTCCGGCAGTGCCTCGGGCACCACGGTGAGGTTGAAGCCGAGGCCGCGGGCCGCGAGGT
The Streptomyces tuirus genome window above contains:
- a CDS encoding CPBP family intramembrane glutamic endopeptidase, whose product is MLRDETLLVLALSLGASGVSALISFIGSVTKPGGLRDQAATMNASAAPGRPWLDLAWQLFGITTALVPVALVAHFLLREGASLRTIGFDRTRPWSDLGRGAAIAAVIGSTGIAFYLAARGLGFNLTVVPEALPEVWWKYPVLILSAIQNAVLEEVIVIGYLLRRMGQLGWTPTAALVGSSVLRGSYHLYQGIGGFVGNMLMGVVFVCLYRRWGRVGPLVVAHALLDIGAFVGYALLAGKVDWLPTA
- a CDS encoding PhzF family phenazine biosynthesis protein, whose protein sequence is MRIRIVDAFTDRPFSGNPAGVLLLPGADAFPDDTWLQNIALEVNHSETAFAHPLPGGGEADWALRWFTPAAEVAMCGHATLATAHVLHTTGVHTGPVRFATRSGVLVATPAADGSVTLDFPTAPLTRADPPRGLAEALGAEPLTVLDTGPNIGDLLVEVADEKTVHALRPDLRALAAHSERGVIATARAEDPDRGYDFVSRCFFPNVGVNEDPVTGSAHTALAPFWSERLGRPRLTGLQASPRSGRVRTELRGDRTLLTGTAVTVIEGDLLI